One window from the genome of Coffea eugenioides isolate CCC68of unplaced genomic scaffold, Ceug_1.0 ScVebR1_3598;HRSCAF=5059, whole genome shotgun sequence encodes:
- the LOC113758089 gene encoding uncharacterized protein LOC113758089, with amino-acid sequence MIDILERLAERQGPEPLNQPGGQDRGEDKALERFLKFNLPQFTGEPDPEAVKNWLERITNIFTALDYTENRRVNFAAFQFEGVARAWWDLIRGKWERAQTSWTWENFTREFNEKFLPPLIQEKREDEFIKLRQGTSNVAEYEGKFTKLSKYAPELVTNERRRIRRFVQGLNVEIQEVPFDMGF; translated from the exons atgattGATATCTTAGAACGCTTAGCTGAAAGACAGGGTCCAGAACCCCTTAACCAGCCCGGGGGCCAGGATAGAGGAGAAGATAAGGCTTTGGAGAGGTTCCTGAAGTTTAACCTACCTCAGTTCACTGGAGAGCCCGACCCCGAGGCAGTTAAAAACTGGTTAGAGAGAATAACTAATATATTCACTGCTTTAGACTATACCGAAAATAGGCGAGTaaattttgctgctttccaatttgagggagtggcaCGTGCCTGGTGGGATTTGATAAGGGGGAAATGGGAAAGAGCGCAGACCTCCTGGACTTGGGAAAACTTCacgagggaatttaatgagaaatttctcccACCCTTGATTCAAGAAAAAAGGGAAGATGAATTTATAAAGTTGAGGCAAGGAACTTCTaatgtagctgagtatgaagggAAATTTACTAAGCTTTCTAAGTATGCTCCTGAATTGGTGACTAATGAACGAAGGAGGATAAGGCGCTTTGTACAaggacttaatgtggagattcaggag gtgccattcgatatGGGATTTTAG